A stretch of Pelecanus crispus isolate bPelCri1 chromosome 3, bPelCri1.pri, whole genome shotgun sequence DNA encodes these proteins:
- the DPY30 gene encoding protein dpy-30 homolog, protein MEAEQIMEGQPQVPENPHSEYGLTENVERIVENEKINAEKTSKQKVDLQSLPTRAYLDQTVVPILLQGLAVLAKERPPNPIEFLAAYLLKNKSQFEDRN, encoded by the exons ATGGAGGCAGAACAGATTATGGAGGGACAGCCACAG GTTCCAGAAAATCCCCATTCTGAATACGGTCTCACTGAAAATGTAGAG AGGATagtagaaaatgagaaaataaatgcagagaaaacatCAAAGCAGAAGGTGGATCTTCAGTCGTTACCCACACGTGCCTACTTGGATCAGACAGTTGTACCTATCTTGCTACAGGGACTCGCTGTTCTTGCAAAAGAGAG accGCCAAATCCCATTGAATTTCTAGCagcatatcttttaaaaaacaagtcaCAATTTGAGGACCGAAATTAA